The region AATAACGCCGCGCAACTCATCAGACCGATAACTCTGCCAGAGATCATCCGCCTGCCGAACAAGGGACGCCACATCCTTGTACAGACGATCACCTTCCGGCGTGAGGTCGCAAAATGCCCGGTTTCTGCGAAACAGGCGCGCGCCTATCTGATCTTCCAGACGTTTGATCTGATGACTGACCGTTGACTGGGTCAGAAACAGACGATCAGCCGCAGCTGTGAACCCACCACAGTCGACAATCGCAACAAAGGTTTTCAGCAGCTTGAAATCCCACATCGGCTTTCATGTCAAAAATTCATCTATCAAGGAAATATATTTCATTTTTCATCATGAAAAAAGCCATCTAGCTTCAAAAAGAACAAATCAAACACTCCGATACAGGATCGGAACAGATCTGCAGGATAGCGACAATGGCGACCAATACCGATGACATGCTGCACGTGATGGAATGGCATAATGGCGACAAGGATTACTCGCCATTTTCCGATGGTGAAATGAACCGTCGACAGAACGATGTCCGCAAATGGATGTCAGAGAACGACGTCGATGCCTGTCTTTTCACCTCCTATCACTGCATCAACTATTACTCAGGCTGGCTCTACTGCTATTTTGGTCGCAAATACGGCATGGTGATCACCGAGAAGGATGCCACCACCATTTCCGCCGGTATTGATGGTGGCCAGCCATGGCGCCGCAGTCACGGTTCAAACATTACCTACAGTGACTGGCGCAAGGACAACTTTTTCACCGCTGTCAGAAACCTCGTCGGCAATGCCAAACGCATCGGTATTGAGTTCGACCATGTATCGCTCGACTATCGCGACCAGATTGCTGCGGCTCTTCCCGGTGTTGAGCTGGTCGATGTCGGGCAGCCATCCATGTGGATGCGCACGATCAAATCACAGGAAGAACTGGTCCTTATCCGCGAAGGTGCCCGTATCTGTGATCTCGGCGGTGAAGCTGTCGCTGCTGCCGTAAACGCCGGTGTTGCCGAACACGAGGTTGCCATCGCCTCGACCAATGCAATGATCCGGGAAATCGCCAGATCCTTTCCGTTCGTTGAACTGATGGATACCTGGACCTGGTTTCAGTCGGGTATCAATACAGACGGCGCGCATAATCCGGTGACAAACAAGATTGTCCAGTCAGGTGACATCCTGTCGCTGAACTGCTTCCCGATGATCTTCGGTTATTACACAGCACTTGAACGGACCCTGTTCTGTGAATCAGCCACGGATGTAGAACTGGATCTCTGGGAAAAGAATGTTGCGGTTCATCGGCGGGGTCTGGAACTGATCAAACCGGGTGCACGGTGTTCCGACATTGCTTCAGAACTGAACGAGATGTACCGGGAGTGGGACCTGCTGAAATACCGTTCCTTCGGCTATGGTCACAGCTTCGGCGTTCTGTCTCACTACTATGGCCGGGAGGCCGGTGTGGAACTGCGTGAGGATATTCACACGATTCTCGAACCTGGAATGGTCGTGTCCATGGAGCCGATGATCATGATTCCGGAGGGCCAGGCCGGGGCAGGAGGGTACCGCGAACACGATATCCTGATCGTTCATGAAGACAATGCGGAAAATATTACCAAGTTCCCGTTCGGTCCAGAATACAACATAATCGGCTGAAATCCGGGCCTGAACAGACCACATTAACTGTTCAGGCCTTTTCTTTTCTCACAAGGTGGCCAAGGGGTGTTGAAAAGTGATCAAAAACTGTGTTGAATGCCCCAACAAGATAACAAATAACGATAAGAGGCTGAAAGCACGTCAAAAACACGGGACCTTCAAAACCATATAGATCTCGTAAGAATTAATTGTTTTGGCCGCAAACAAATCACAAAAGATCAGGCCAAACACGTGGGAGGTAATGCACAAGTATGACCGGCACTCAGCCGAATAATGATGCTATCGTTCGCTTTGAAAACGTTCAGAAAAGCTACGATGGCGAGATTCTCGTCGTAAAGAACCTCAATCTTGATGTCGCACGCGGGGAATTCCTTACAATGCTGGGCCCTTCCGGGTCGGGCAAAACCACCTGCCTCATGATGGTCGCCGGTTTTGAAACCGCTACACATGGCGAGATCGTTCTCAACGGACGTCCCATCAACAACGTGCCTCCACATAAACGTGGCATCGGCATGGTCTTCCAGAACTACGCACTGTTCCCTCACATGTCTGTCGGTGAAAACCTTGCTTTCCCGCTTCAGGTCCGTGGGATGTCAAAAGCTGATACCGAGCAGAAGGTAAAGCGCGCGCTGGAGATGGTGCAGCTGGGCGATTTCGTTGGTCGTCGTCCGACACAGCTTTCCGGTGGTCAGCAGCAGCGCGTAGCGCTTGCCCGTGCTCTCGTTTTCGAACCGGAACTGGTTCTGATGGATGAGCCGCTCGGCGCGCTCGACAAGCAGCTTCGTGAACACATGCAGTATGAGATCAAACATCTGCACGAAAATCTGGGCATCAGCGTTATCTACGTAACCCACGATCAGAGCGAAGCGTTGACCATGTCCAATCGCGTTGCTGTGTTTAACGATGGCATTATTCAGCAACTTGCACCGCCTGATGATCTCTACGAACGTCCGGAAAACTCGTTCGTGGCGCAGTTCATCGGCGAGAACAATACGCTGCGGGGCAAAGTGGAAAGCGTTGACGGTAATCAGGCCAATGTGGTTCTGGAAACCGGCCAAAAGGTTGCAGCTCTGGCTGTCAACTGCGGCGGAGTGGGTGAAACCACCCAGCTTTCAATTCGTCCGGAACGGGTTGTGATTGGCGACGACGCTGATCAGAACACCCTGTCCGGAACGGTCGTCGAGCTGATTTATCTCGGTGATCATATTCGTTGCCGGATGGAGGTAGCCGGGAACGAAGAGTTTGTCGTCAAGGTTCCAAACAATCACGCTCACACCGTCTTGAATGTCGGTCAGGAGACCAAGATTGGTTGGTTCACTGAGGACTGCAGGGCACTGGACGGATAAAATCCGTCCAGCGATCCGCATGCCCGAAGCGGATCCAAATCCCGAAAAAATCGGGTTCATTCATAAGGGAGAGAGTAATGAAGCTCACCAAACTTGTAGCCGGAACAGCCGTTGCCGCACTGATGGCATCGACTGCAATGGCAGAAGACATGACGATTGTGTCCTGGGGCGGGGCATATTCCAAATCACAGCTGAAGGCTTATCACGAGCCTTACATGGCGAAAAATTCTGGCGTGAACATCATCAATGATGAAAGCTCCGCTGAAGCCGTGGCCAAGTTGCGCGCCATGACAGAAGCTGGCAACGTCACATGGGATGTGGTCGATGTTGTTGCATCTGACGCCATCCGTCTGTGCGATGAAGGCCTGGCGCTTGAAATCAATCCGGACAAGGATCTGGCCAAGGCTCCGGACGGTTCATCCGCTGCGGACGACTTCGGTGATCTGCTTGTTTCATCCTGCTTCATTCCTCAGATCGTTTACTCAACCACATTTGGTTACCGGTCTGACGTTGCAGCATGGAATGGCAAAGAGCCACAGGATGTCTGCGCAGTCTTCGATGTTGAAAACTTCCCGGGCAAGCGTTCCCTTGAGAAGCGCCCGATCAACAACATGGAATGGGCACTGCTCTGTGACGGCGTCGAAAAAGACAAAATCTACGACGTTCTGTCCACAGATGAAGGTGTAGATCGCGCCCTCGCCAAACTCGGCTCCATCAAGGACCATGTCGTATGGTGGTCTGCTGGTGCTGAAACACCACAGCGTCTGGCTGACGGCGAAGTCGTAATCGGCTCCACCTATAACGGTCGTCTGTTTGCTCTCATCGAAGAGCAGAAGCAGCCGGTTAAAATGCTCTGGGACGCACAGGTATTCGACCTTGACGGCTGGATCATCCCGGCTGGTCTGTCTGAAGAGCGCAAGAAGCGTGCACTGGATTACATCCACTTCGCAACCGACACCCAGCGTCTTGCTGACCAGGCCAAGTACATTTCCTATGGCCCGGCCCGTAAGTCGTCTGCACCGCTTGTCGGCAAGCACGCTGACCTCGGCATCGAAATGGCACCACATATGCCAACCGATCCGAACAACTCCAAGAACACCTTCCTCTATAACTACGAGTGGTGGGCGGACAACCGTGACGATCTGGATGCAAAATTCCAGGCTTGGCTGTCCAAGTAAGTCTTGATCAAGACGAGAGAGAAGGGCGGTTTCGCCCTTCTCACCCCAATAAGAAACTCCACCTTACGAGGATCGGATGACAGATACGGCAACGCCTGACGGGCCGATGCTCGCCGCAGATGGCACACCTCTCAAAGCAAGTCTGGCCCGCGCTCTCAGACGAGAAAAGCTGCGCGCCCTTATGCTGATTGCTCCGCTGCTGGTTTTTGTTGCAGTGACCTTTATCGCTCCAATCGGCAATATGCTGGTGCGATCAGTTGATAACTCCATTGTCCCGGAAACTCTGCCGGAAACCGTTGTCGCGATCCAGAAATGGGATCCGCTGTCTGGTGAATTGCCAGATGAATCTGTTTTCGCCGCCATGATTGCTGACCTGAAGGTCGCATCAAAGGCAAAGACGCACACACGCGTCGGCTCCCGGCTGAACTATGAACAGCCAGGCATTGCCAGCCTGTTCCGCAAGACCGGTCGTAGGGTCAAGAAATTTGACGACAGCAACGCAAAGGATCAGTTGCTGAAAGCCGATAAGAAATGGGGCAATATCGAGGTCTGGCAGACCATCCATCGCTTCTCCGGAGAATACACATCCGGCTATTTCCTCGCCGCTGCTGATGCGGAAAAAACAGCGGAAGGTGTCCAGTTCCTCGATGAGGATGATCAGATTTACCTTTATCTGTTTGGCCGGACGCTTTTCCTGTCCATCACGATTACGGTAACCTGCCTTCTGCTCGGCTACCCGATCGCCTGGATTCTGGCCAATCTGCCGCTGAGAACATCCAACCTCTTGATGATTCTGGTCTTATTGCCGTTCTGGACCTCACTGCTCGTGCGGACCTCCGCCTGGATTGTTCTTCTCCAGCAGCAGGGTGTGATCAACAACACACTGGTCTGGCTTGGCGTGCTTGATGATCAGAACCGGCTTGAAATGATGTTTAACCAGACCGGTACGATCATCGCGATGACGCATATTCTGCTGCCATTCATGATCCTGCCGCTCTACTCCGTGATGAAATCGATTCCACCCCATTATGTCCGCGCTGCCAAATCTCTCGGTGCAACGGACTGGGTGGCCTTCTGGAGAGTCTATTTCCCTCAGACCGTACCGGGAATCGGAGCGGGTGCGATCCTCGTATTCATTCTGGCCATCGGCTACTACATCACACCGGAACTGGTTGGCGGAACATCGGGTATCTTTATCTCGAACCGGATTGCCTATCACATTTCCTCATCCCTGAACTGGGGACTGGGCGCAGCACTTGGCTTGATCCTGCTGGTTGCTGTTCTGATCCTCTACGCCGCTTACGACAAGATCGTTGGCATCGATAACGTGAAACTGGGATAGAATCATGTCTGGGCTTCCTCCATATGCATCGACAGGACAGCGCGTCTGGTACTACACGTTCCGTGTTATCTGTGCTTTCCTGTTCATCTTTCTCATCACACCAATCCTGATCATCCTGCCGCTCAGCTTCAATGCGGAAGACTTCTTTACCTTCACGCAGAAGATGCTGACGCTGGATCCGGAGGGGTATTCTCTCAAACACTACAATGACTTCTTCACGAATTCCGACTGGCAGCGTGCCATGTGGAATTCGCTGAAGATTGCGCCTCAGGCTGCTATTTTGTCGACCGTACTCGGCACATTGGCTGCCATTGGCCTCTCGCAAAGCCATGTGCCTTTCAAAGGGCCCATCATGGCCATTCTGATCTCGCCAATGATCGTGCCCCTGATCATCTCTGCGACTGGCATGTTCTTCTTCTACTCATCCATCGGCCTGCAGGGTACGCAGGTGGGCGTGGTTCTCGCCCATGCGGTGCTGGGGACGCCATTTGTGGTGATCACGGTGACGGCAACCCTGGTCGGTTTTGACCGCTCTCTGGTCCGTGCCGCGGCCAATATGGGGGCAGGGCCTGTCAGAACCTTCTTCAAGGTTCAGATGCCGCTGATTCTGCCGGGTGTGATTTCAGGTGGTCTGTTTGCCTTCATCACCTCATTCGATGAAGTGGTGGTGGTGCTGTTTGTCGGTTCTGCCGGCAGCAAGACCCTGCCATGGCAGATGTTTACCGGGCTGCGTGAGCAGATTTCACCAACGATCCTGGCGGTGGCGACCATCATGGTCACCCTGTCCATCATCCTGCTGACCACGCTTGAAGTTCTCAGACGCCGGTCAGAACGCCTCCGCGGGTTATCCCCAAGTTAGGCGATTATCAAAGCACCATTTAAAAGCCGCCGATTTCGGCGGCTTTTTTCGTTTCATAAGCGTCTTGAGTAGCTTACACGGCTATGAAATTGAGATCAGATCTTCCGAGTGGTGGAAAACTATCGATTTCCTGGTTGACGAGACCGGCAGAAGAAACTAAACAAACGCTCACACGGCGCGGGTGCCCTTAGCTCAGCCGGTAGAGCAACTGACTTTTAATCAGTAGGTCGAAGGTTCGAACCCTTCAGGGCACACCATCCCTCCCTTAAAAATTCAAGCACGTTTGGTAATGCGTCAGCGCTCGGCCATATGCTTACCTGCGCTCAACGACGTTTGGGAAATGTCGCCAGAATAACTCCGCCCATCACCAGGCAGATACCAATAGCATGGTAGGTCTCGAAGGTTTCTCCCAGAAACAGAACGGCCATTAAAATGCCGTAGGGCGGCAGCAGATACATAAAAATGCCCGTGGTCGACGGTCCCACCACCTTGACGCCAATCTGGAAGGTCAGAAAGGCGAGAATGGATGATATGGCGACAATGCCAGCCAGCAACAGCCAGGCTGTCCCGTTTGTCGGCAAGGCAGCGGTATAGACCAGCTCCATCGCCATAAATGGTGCAAGGGTGACGAATCCGGCAAGGCAGACTGCCACAAACAGTGGCACGGTCGGAATATTCTGCAGACCATCACGCTTGAGAACAAGCGAGTACAAAGCCCAGGACAAGGCCGTCAGCACAAAAAAGAGGTCTCCTGCATTGAATTGCAGGGCGAGGAGGCGGGCGAACTCTCCATTGAGGACAATATAAAAGACACCCAGCAGCCCAAGGACAATCCCGATGACCTCGCGAACAGATATGGCACGCCCCCGCAAGAGCCAATCCAGCAACAGGATCATCACGGGAGAGGCTGTATAGATCAGGGTACCATTTGTGGCGGTCGTATAGCGCAGGGCGTAGTAGACAATCGCGCCACAGATCCACATACCCAGAAAGCCGCCAAAAAGCAGCCAGGGCCACTGAGCCTTTAGCTGATCCCTGTTTGCCTGAAACCAGGGCCAGGCAAGAGGCAGCAGGACAAGACCGGTTATACCCCATCTGAGCGCGGCCAATGTCCACGGCTCGAAATAGGTGACCGCAACACGACCGAAAATCACATTACTTGAGAAAAACAGCGGCATAAGGACCAGAAGCCCATAGACACGCCAGCCGGACGCGGTGAAAGACATGGAAAACTCGGTGGATCTGAACAAAAGACAGACGGCTAGGAAGCCGCGTTACTCGCTGTCTGTCAACCCGGCTGTTCTGGTGCCCTTCAGAGCCTGGCCATGATAGATGGTGGCCGCACAGGTCAGGCCTTCCTGACGCAGTCGGGCACAGACGGTCGCAGCGGTTACAGCATTGCGGAACGGTCCGGCAAGAAGCCGCAGACTAAGGCGGCTATCTGTATCTTTTAATGCTGCACGAGGGGCAAGGTCCTCAAGCGGCGCCAGTTTCCGTTCAGATAATCGCTTCCACTCGTGCTCAAGAGAGGCCAGAGACGAGAAACCACCCAGATCAACGGCAAACTGTGATCGCCCGGCAATCACATCGTTGTCTGGAAGGTCATTCGTGCCACTTGATGCCCCGGGAATGGATGCCGCATCAACGGTTTCAGGCGGATTGATCGGAAATGGCAGCTCTTTCGAAACAACATCTGCCTGCTCGCCACGGCCGGACGTCGCACGTGGCAACCGGTCTGTTGTTGCGAGGTTATTTGATGTTTCAGCAGTCGGCGTCCTTGAGATCGAACCCGTAACTTCGCCCACAAGAGATTCGAGCCGCGCAATCCGCTGGTTGAGAACCGTATTCTGCTGCCGGAGAGATGCACTTGTCCGTCTGAAGGCTGCGATTTCACGTTTCATCTGTGCCGCCTGCTTCTCAAGTGCTGAAATCACATTTGAGGAATCAGTCGGGATGGACCCGGTCTGGATCGTATCAACAAGACCATCGGGAGGAATCTGGACAACAACCCGCTCGAGCGGAACAGAACGGACAAAGGTCTGATAAGCGCCAAAGGCAGCTACAAGAGAAAGGCCAGCGGCAAGCGTCCATCCGGTCACAACAAAACCAGACAGATTTGCAGGTTGGCTGTCATCCCTGCGTCTGTTTGATTGCGCCATCCTGTTCGCCTTCACACTTTGCGATTCTCATTGAACTTAGAATAGAGAATGCAAAGGCATCTATTAAGGTCCAATTAACGATAAATCGAACTTTTGACGCCCAGTGCATTCTTTTCTGTCATCACCAATATGAAAGGATCACTTGATCTGAAACCGCTTTCGGGCCAATGAAAACCCAGCATCAAGGCCCAACACCATGGCAAGGGAACGCTCTCACATGTCAACCAGCCGCAAAACCCTCGCAATTGTTCTGGCCGCGGGGCAGGGAACCCGGATGCGATCCGAAAAGCCGAAGGTCCTGCATCAGATCGGTCATTTGTCCATGCTGGGCCATGTGCTGAAAGCTCTTTCGGATGCCAGCGTCGACAAGACAGCTGTGGTCATTGGTCATAATGCAGACCTGGTCCGGACGGACATCGCAGCCAATGCACCCGATGTAGATGTGTTTGAACAAACAGAACGGCTGGGGACGGCTCACGCAGTTCTGGCGGCACGCAAGGCGATTGAAGCCTTTGACGGGGACCATATTCTGGTTCTCTACGGCGACACTCCACTGGTTACAGCTGATACACTGCAGGCTATTTCAGACGGGCTTGAGGACGGTTCTGATGTGGTTGTCACCGGCTTCCATACAGACGAGCCCGGCAAGTATGGCCGCTTTATCATGGATGGCGAACGGCTGATGGCGATCCGTGAGGCAAAGGACGCGACAGAGAGCGAACTGGCTATCACCTTCTGTAATGGCGGGTTGAAGGGCTTCACAAGAGAGCATTGTCTTTCCATTCTTGATCGGATCGACAGGAACAACGCGCAAGGTGAGTATTATCTCACCGACGCAGTTGAAATTGCCAACGAGATTGGCCTGTCAGTTTCAGCTGTTCCGATTTCTGAAACAGAAGTGCTCGGCGTCAACGACAGGGCCCAACTGGCCCGTGCTGCTGATCTGTTTCAACAGCGGCGGCGAATGGATGCAATGGTTTCAGGTGTCACACTGGAAGCACCGGAAACGGTCTTTTTTGCCTATGACACACAGCTGGCAATAGATGTAACCGTTGAGCCCAATGTGGTGTTTGGCCCTGGTGTCTCTGTCGGGTCCGGCAGCCAGATCCGGGCTTTTTCCCATCTCGAAGGAACACGCGTCGAGACCGGTGCCGTTATCGGTCCCTATGCTCGTCTGAGACCCGGAACAGTGGTCCATAACGGCGCGAAAATTGGTAATTTTGTTGAGACCAAGAAGACCACGGTCGAACGCGGTGCCAAGATCAACCATCTGTCCTATGTGGGAGATGCCCGCGTGGGAGAGGCTGCCAATATCGGCGCAGGCACCATCACCTGCAACTATGATGGCGTGTCGAAATATCAGACCAATATTCGTGCCGGAGCCTTCATCGGATCGAACTCCGCGCTTGTTGCGCCGGTCACCATAGGCGAGGGCGCTTTTGTGGGCAGCGGCAGTGTCATCACCGATGATGTACCGGACCATGCGCTGGCTCTTGGGCGTGGACGACAGGTCGTCAAACAGCGCTGGGCATCCGCTTTCCGGGCCAAACGCAAGAACTGACTCCTCAGCCTCGGAACAGGGCAGACTGTCATATTCAGAAATCTGATTTGATTCCGAGCTTTCGGCAAAAACGACTAAACAACGTCCGTTGAATAACAGCGTGAAGGATTCTCTGAATGTGCGGCATCGTTGGCATCATCGGTAAGGAACCGGTTGCTCCTCAGCTTGTGGACGCTCTGAAACGGCTGGAGTATCGCGGGTATGATTCCGCAGGCATTGCAGCTCTGACAGATGGAACCATTGATCGCCGCCGCGCTGAAGGAAAGCTTCGGAATCTCGAGGAAACGCTGTACAGAGATCCACTGGAAGGCACAATCGGCATTGGCCATACACGTTGGGCCACCCATGGCGCCCCTACAGTTCACAATGCTCACCCACATATGACGTCTGACGTGGCTGTGGTTCACAATGGCATCATTGAGAACTTCAGTGAGCTCAGAGCTGAGCTGTCGGCAGACGGCCATTCCTTTGAATCCGAGACCGACACCGAGGTGGTTGCTCATCTCCTCAACCGCGAAATATCCAGAGGGCTTGATCCTGTTGAGGCCGTACGCCTGGTTCTGCCAAGGCTGGACGGCGCATTTGCCCTGGCGCTTGTCTTTAAAGGGCATGACAATCTGATGATTGGCGCCCGGCTTGGCAGCCCGCTTGCTGTTGGTCATGGAACGGGTGAAATGTTCCTCGGTTCCGATGCCATCGCTCTGTCACCATTCACCGACCGGGTCACCTATCTTGAAGACGGCGACTGGGTGGTTCTGAGTGCTACTGAATGTCAGATCTATGACATTGACGGACAGGCCGTGGAACGGGCGCTTCAGACTTCGTCTGTATCCTCCCAGATGGTGGACAAAGGCAATCACCGGCACTTCATGCACAAGGAAATTCATGAGCAGCCGGAAGTCATTTCACACACGGTTTCCCATTATCTTGATCTGGCCTCGGGCACCACACGTCTGCCGGCTGACCTGCCGTTTGACTTCAACGCATTGAGCCGGATCACGATTACGGCCTGTGGCACAGCCTATTATGCAGGGCTTGTGGCCAAATACTGGTTCGAACGTTTTGCCAGACTGCCGGTTGAAATCGATGTTGCGTCCGAATTCCGGTATCGCGAACTGCCTCTGCCTGAGAATGGCCTGGCCATCTTTATCTCCCAGTCCGGCGAAACTGCCGATACGCTTGCTTCTCTGCGCTATTGCAAAGAGAACGGTCAGCACACGGCTGCAATCGTCAACGTGCAGGAATCAACAATTGCCCGGGAATCCGATGTGGTTCTGCCAACTTATGCCGGGCCGGAGATCGGCGTTGCCTCGACAAAAGCCTTTACCTGTCAGCTTGGGGCCCTTGCAGCACTGGCCGTGGCTGCCGGTCGCGCACGCGGCAATCTGACTGAAGATGATGAAGCCAAGCTTGTGCGTGCACTGAGTGAATTGCCACGCCTTGCGATCCAGGCACTGAAGCTGGAAGATGAGATTGAGAAGCTGTCACGCTCGCTCACCAACGCGCGGGATGTGCTCTATCTCGGCCGCGGAACCAATTACCCACTGGCTTTGGAAGGCGCTCTGAAACTCAAGGAAATTTCCTATATCCACGCAGAGGGTTATGCCGCTGGCGAGTTGAAACACGGTCCTATCGCGCTGATCGACGAGACAATGCCGGTTGTCGTCATCGCGCCGTTTGATCGCGTGTTTGAGAAAACTGTCTCCAATATGCAGGAAGTGGCCGCCCGTGGTGGCAAGATCATTCTGATCACCGATCAGAAAGGCGCAGAGCAGGCTACAATTGATGCGGTGGAGACTATCATCCTGCCG is a window of Coralliovum pocilloporae DNA encoding:
- a CDS encoding M24 family metallopeptidase, translating into MATNTDDMLHVMEWHNGDKDYSPFSDGEMNRRQNDVRKWMSENDVDACLFTSYHCINYYSGWLYCYFGRKYGMVITEKDATTISAGIDGGQPWRRSHGSNITYSDWRKDNFFTAVRNLVGNAKRIGIEFDHVSLDYRDQIAAALPGVELVDVGQPSMWMRTIKSQEELVLIREGARICDLGGEAVAAAVNAGVAEHEVAIASTNAMIREIARSFPFVELMDTWTWFQSGINTDGAHNPVTNKIVQSGDILSLNCFPMIFGYYTALERTLFCESATDVELDLWEKNVAVHRRGLELIKPGARCSDIASELNEMYREWDLLKYRSFGYGHSFGVLSHYYGREAGVELREDIHTILEPGMVVSMEPMIMIPEGQAGAGGYREHDILIVHEDNAENITKFPFGPEYNIIG
- a CDS encoding ABC transporter ATP-binding protein, with protein sequence MTGTQPNNDAIVRFENVQKSYDGEILVVKNLNLDVARGEFLTMLGPSGSGKTTCLMMVAGFETATHGEIVLNGRPINNVPPHKRGIGMVFQNYALFPHMSVGENLAFPLQVRGMSKADTEQKVKRALEMVQLGDFVGRRPTQLSGGQQQRVALARALVFEPELVLMDEPLGALDKQLREHMQYEIKHLHENLGISVIYVTHDQSEALTMSNRVAVFNDGIIQQLAPPDDLYERPENSFVAQFIGENNTLRGKVESVDGNQANVVLETGQKVAALAVNCGGVGETTQLSIRPERVVIGDDADQNTLSGTVVELIYLGDHIRCRMEVAGNEEFVVKVPNNHAHTVLNVGQETKIGWFTEDCRALDG
- a CDS encoding extracellular solute-binding protein, translating into MKLTKLVAGTAVAALMASTAMAEDMTIVSWGGAYSKSQLKAYHEPYMAKNSGVNIINDESSAEAVAKLRAMTEAGNVTWDVVDVVASDAIRLCDEGLALEINPDKDLAKAPDGSSAADDFGDLLVSSCFIPQIVYSTTFGYRSDVAAWNGKEPQDVCAVFDVENFPGKRSLEKRPINNMEWALLCDGVEKDKIYDVLSTDEGVDRALAKLGSIKDHVVWWSAGAETPQRLADGEVVIGSTYNGRLFALIEEQKQPVKMLWDAQVFDLDGWIIPAGLSEERKKRALDYIHFATDTQRLADQAKYISYGPARKSSAPLVGKHADLGIEMAPHMPTDPNNSKNTFLYNYEWWADNRDDLDAKFQAWLSK
- a CDS encoding ABC transporter permease; amino-acid sequence: MTDTATPDGPMLAADGTPLKASLARALRREKLRALMLIAPLLVFVAVTFIAPIGNMLVRSVDNSIVPETLPETVVAIQKWDPLSGELPDESVFAAMIADLKVASKAKTHTRVGSRLNYEQPGIASLFRKTGRRVKKFDDSNAKDQLLKADKKWGNIEVWQTIHRFSGEYTSGYFLAAADAEKTAEGVQFLDEDDQIYLYLFGRTLFLSITITVTCLLLGYPIAWILANLPLRTSNLLMILVLLPFWTSLLVRTSAWIVLLQQQGVINNTLVWLGVLDDQNRLEMMFNQTGTIIAMTHILLPFMILPLYSVMKSIPPHYVRAAKSLGATDWVAFWRVYFPQTVPGIGAGAILVFILAIGYYITPELVGGTSGIFISNRIAYHISSSLNWGLGAALGLILLVAVLILYAAYDKIVGIDNVKLG
- a CDS encoding ABC transporter permease, with protein sequence MSGLPPYASTGQRVWYYTFRVICAFLFIFLITPILIILPLSFNAEDFFTFTQKMLTLDPEGYSLKHYNDFFTNSDWQRAMWNSLKIAPQAAILSTVLGTLAAIGLSQSHVPFKGPIMAILISPMIVPLIISATGMFFFYSSIGLQGTQVGVVLAHAVLGTPFVVITVTATLVGFDRSLVRAAANMGAGPVRTFFKVQMPLILPGVISGGLFAFITSFDEVVVVLFVGSAGSKTLPWQMFTGLREQISPTILAVATIMVTLSIILLTTLEVLRRRSERLRGLSPS
- a CDS encoding DMT family transporter, with amino-acid sequence MSFTASGWRVYGLLVLMPLFFSSNVIFGRVAVTYFEPWTLAALRWGITGLVLLPLAWPWFQANRDQLKAQWPWLLFGGFLGMWICGAIVYYALRYTTATNGTLIYTASPVMILLLDWLLRGRAISVREVIGIVLGLLGVFYIVLNGEFARLLALQFNAGDLFFVLTALSWALYSLVLKRDGLQNIPTVPLFVAVCLAGFVTLAPFMAMELVYTAALPTNGTAWLLLAGIVAISSILAFLTFQIGVKVVGPSTTGIFMYLLPPYGILMAVLFLGETFETYHAIGICLVMGGVILATFPKRR
- a CDS encoding SPOR domain-containing protein → MAQSNRRRDDSQPANLSGFVVTGWTLAAGLSLVAAFGAYQTFVRSVPLERVVVQIPPDGLVDTIQTGSIPTDSSNVISALEKQAAQMKREIAAFRRTSASLRQQNTVLNQRIARLESLVGEVTGSISRTPTAETSNNLATTDRLPRATSGRGEQADVVSKELPFPINPPETVDAASIPGASSGTNDLPDNDVIAGRSQFAVDLGGFSSLASLEHEWKRLSERKLAPLEDLAPRAALKDTDSRLSLRLLAGPFRNAVTAATVCARLRQEGLTCAATIYHGQALKGTRTAGLTDSE
- the glmU gene encoding bifunctional UDP-N-acetylglucosamine diphosphorylase/glucosamine-1-phosphate N-acetyltransferase GlmU, whose product is MSTSRKTLAIVLAAGQGTRMRSEKPKVLHQIGHLSMLGHVLKALSDASVDKTAVVIGHNADLVRTDIAANAPDVDVFEQTERLGTAHAVLAARKAIEAFDGDHILVLYGDTPLVTADTLQAISDGLEDGSDVVVTGFHTDEPGKYGRFIMDGERLMAIREAKDATESELAITFCNGGLKGFTREHCLSILDRIDRNNAQGEYYLTDAVEIANEIGLSVSAVPISETEVLGVNDRAQLARAADLFQQRRRMDAMVSGVTLEAPETVFFAYDTQLAIDVTVEPNVVFGPGVSVGSGSQIRAFSHLEGTRVETGAVIGPYARLRPGTVVHNGAKIGNFVETKKTTVERGAKINHLSYVGDARVGEAANIGAGTITCNYDGVSKYQTNIRAGAFIGSNSALVAPVTIGEGAFVGSGSVITDDVPDHALALGRGRQVVKQRWASAFRAKRKN
- the glmS gene encoding glutamine--fructose-6-phosphate transaminase (isomerizing); its protein translation is MCGIVGIIGKEPVAPQLVDALKRLEYRGYDSAGIAALTDGTIDRRRAEGKLRNLEETLYRDPLEGTIGIGHTRWATHGAPTVHNAHPHMTSDVAVVHNGIIENFSELRAELSADGHSFESETDTEVVAHLLNREISRGLDPVEAVRLVLPRLDGAFALALVFKGHDNLMIGARLGSPLAVGHGTGEMFLGSDAIALSPFTDRVTYLEDGDWVVLSATECQIYDIDGQAVERALQTSSVSSQMVDKGNHRHFMHKEIHEQPEVISHTVSHYLDLASGTTRLPADLPFDFNALSRITITACGTAYYAGLVAKYWFERFARLPVEIDVASEFRYRELPLPENGLAIFISQSGETADTLASLRYCKENGQHTAAIVNVQESTIARESDVVLPTYAGPEIGVASTKAFTCQLGALAALAVAAGRARGNLTEDDEAKLVRALSELPRLAIQALKLEDEIEKLSRSLTNARDVLYLGRGTNYPLALEGALKLKEISYIHAEGYAAGELKHGPIALIDETMPVVVIAPFDRVFEKTVSNMQEVAARGGKIILITDQKGAEQATIDAVETIILPDMPSTIAPLIYAIPIQLLAYHTAVFMGTDVDQPRNLAKSVTVE